The Argonema galeatum A003/A1 genome segment GTCACGGCACCAGAGATGATGAGGGAAGGCAAACTTTCCTAGATTTTGCCAATGCTTATCAAGCTTTAGACACTTCCCGCCCTGTCGTACCCTGCTTTCTGGAACTCACCGGCCCTACAATTCAAGAGGGAGTAGATAGGTGTGTGGAACAAGGCTATACTGAACTGTCAGCGCTGCCAGTGTTGTTATTTGCGGCTCGACACAATAAGTTTGACATTACTAACGAGTTAGACCGGGCAAAGCTTCGGCATCCCCAGCTAAAGTTTCACTACGGGCGTCATTTTGGGATTACCCCTGGTATTTTGGAATTGTGGCGATCGCGTCTTGCCGAACTCGATCGGCCCGATCGCAACAGAGAGGACACCGCCCTGCTGTTTGTCGGTCGCGGTTCTAGCGACCCCGATGCTAACGGCGATGTGTACAAACTCGCCCGCATATTGTGGGAAGGCAGCGGTTATCTCACCGTTGAAACCTGCTTCATTGGCATTACTCACCCCCGTTTGGAAGAAGGTTTCCGTCGCGCCAGACTCTACCAACCCAAACAAATTATTGTTTTACCCTACTTCCTTTTCACAGGAATCCTAGTTAAAAAGATTTTTGATGTCACCGCCCAACAGCAAGAACAATATCCCCATATTTCGATGACTTGTTTACCGGAAATGGGACTTCACCCCCAGCTTTTCCGAGTATTGCGGGAGAGGGAAATTGAAACTCAGCTAGGTCAAGTGCAGATGAACTGCGAGATGTGCAAATTTCGTCTAGCATTTGTGGGAAATGGTAACGGGCACAGTCATAGCCCCGATCATTTCCATCAGGGACACGAACACCACAATCACCAAAACTCCCACGATAATTACGCTCATACTCACACTCACGACCATGAGGAGAGTGATGATAATTTGCACTCTAGCACTCACGGACACAATCATCACCACAAGGGCAGTGCAAACCATTCCCATGCAGCTGTTGACCCTTATGCCAATTTAGAACAATATCATCAAAAAATTTGGCAAGCGCCCTAAACAATTTTGGATTGTGGATTTTGGATTTTGGATTGTCAATTCTAAATCAATTTGAAATATGCAATTCTTCAATCTTCCCTTTCCTAATGACCAATGACCAATGATACCAAATCCGGGTTATTTACCCCCTTTATAGTGTGAAGTGTAGGGGTGAAGCATTGCGGCAATAAGTGTATTCCCCTAACCAAAGCCTTTCTACCGCAATGCTTTATGGATAACGGGGGTTTTTATCCCGGATTTGGTATGACCAATGACCAATGACCAATGACCAATGACCAATGACCAATGACCAATGACCAATGACCAATGACCAATGACTAAAGAATTTACAGTTGGCGAAAAAGTCCGAGTGGTAGCAATGCCACCTTACATCAAAACAGCCGAACCAATGCCAATGCTGCGTCCGCCAAACTTAATTCACCTTGGCGAAGAAGGAGTGGTGATCGATCGGCGTCCCGGCGGTTATTGGGGTGTCCGCTTTGCTAGGGGAGCATTCCTGATGGATAGCCAGTATATTGAAGCTGTGGGGAACCTTCGTGAAACCTCAGAAAAAGACGACTAAAAGTAACCCACTACATTTTAGATTTTGGATTTTGGATTTTGGATTTTAAATTTTAGATTTTGGATTTGAAAACTTTACTTTGAAATCGGAAATTTTAAATCTAAAATCTTAAATTTCCCCCTCCCACTACCCTTCTTGTTCCAAGGCTTCAATCACTTGCAGTCCGCGAGGGTCGCCAACTCTCAGCAGAGAGGCTTTGGCGTCTTCTCTGACTCCCATATCTCTATCTTCTTCTAAAGCCATGATTAGACCGTCGATCGCACCAGCGTAGACAATATTGGAGGGCAATTCGCGGCAGAGTTGTCCTATAGCCCAAGCACAGTTACTTCGCACTGCGGCTACCCGATCTTGGATTAAGGCTTCAATCAGCGGCGGAACGGCGGCTACTACTGCCTCATAGCTTACATCAGCCATTTGTGCCAACCCACTAGCGGCCCACAAACGCACCGCAGAAATATCGGTTTTCAGGGCATCTATCAATGGTGGCAAAGAACGGCTAGAGCGGCAATTTCCCAAAGCCCAAACGATACCTTTACGAACATAGCCATTCCAATCGCGATTCAGCTGGGCGATCAACGGCTCAACGGCATCTCGGCTGGGATTTCGTCCCAACGCATAAGCTGCACTTACCCGCACTAACGGACAGACATCTGTCAGGAGGCGAATCAAATGGGGTATAGCCCGTTCGTCCTGAAGTTCGCAGAAAGCCCGCGTCGCTATCATGCGTTGCTGCGTTTCGTGCGCCGTCAGCAGCGCCAGCATTGCCTCTGGATCTGGCTTGGCAGCCTCTGATTCTGCTTCCAGCGGTTCTAGCCGATCCAAGGGACTTTCTAGGTCAATTTCCGGATCGAGTAGGGTCAGGTCGTCATCGTCATACATAATTTTAAAGTACCTTAATCAGCGCCGATCCCACCAGCTTCTCTACGGTTAAATCTGAGAAATTTCGGACTCAAACAGTTCCAAGGACAGCCTACTGACACTCAGAAAAGTTAAGAAACTTAAAATTATAACGTATTTTTTAATATTCAAAATTTGAATTTGGTATAGTACACCACATCAAGGGCTGTACAATTAAGTCCCTCAAGACCAGGAGTATAATGTGACAGATTACTTAGAACCCTATCGGCAGATGGTTCGTGGGATTCGATTCGCTCCCCCGCAGGGGCAACATGAGCGATTCAATCGATTGGTGCATCAGCCGCTTCCAGTACCGCCGGTGCATGATTCGCATACAGCAGAGGTTGCACGGAGATCTTTTGTTGCACTCGATCCGGGGCCTACTCCCGATCCGTCGGAACACGCGGCGGCGCTAGTTCGTGGAGCGGTTTCTAAGCATACCGTCTTGCCAGTCACCTACAGCATTCAGGAGAATGTAGGCGATCGCATCAGCCGCTTAGCCACACCCAAACAGGCCGCACCGCTAATTATAGCGCCTAAAATTCCCGCACCAGATCCCAACTGGACGCCCCCGCCTCCCCCTGCTATCCAGCATTTAGTCATCGCCACACCAGCGCCGACTGAAGTACCAGTTGCAAGTGAGCCTGTTCTCCCTCAGATAGAAACGCCAGTAGACTTAAATCAAATCCCCACAATTGTTGTAGAAACTGAGGATTTATCTACCCAAGAACCTGAGTCAATCGACTCAAATCAAATCCCCACAATTGTTGTAGAAACTGAGGATTTATTTACCCAAGAACCTGAGTCAATCGACTCAAATCAAATCCCCACAATTGTTGTGGAATTTGAGGATTTATCTACCCAAGAACCTGAGTCAATCGACTTAAATCAAATCCCTACAATTGTTGTAGAATTTGAGGATTTATCTTTTCAAGAACCTGAGTCGCTCGACTCAAATCAAATTCCGACAACTGGTGGACAAATTGAGGATTTATCTCCTCAAGAGATTCAGCCATTAGATTTAAGTCAAGCTACCGCAACTGTTGAGAATGAGACTGTTATCGCTGAGAAAGAGACACCAGTAGATTTAAATCAAATTCAGACAGTAGTTCAAACTGAAGAGGTAGCCAATCAAGAAAATCAGCCGCTCCAAGACAGTCAAATTGAAACCAATTTTGTTGAAAATGAGGAGGTAGTTGCAGAAGAAAGTCAGTCAATAGAGGTAAGTCAAGTTTCCCCAACTATCGAAAGCGAGTTAGCGGCTGAGACAGAAAAAAATACCGCCACAGTTGAAAGTGAATCTGCTATTTCTGAACCAGAGATAGCCGCCGAGTTAAGTCAAACGGCTACAACTGCTGTCGAAACTGAGGAAGTAGCTACAGAAGATAATCAGCCACTGGAGTTAAGTCAAACTCTCACAACTGATGAGTCGGAATCGGCTGTTTCTCAACTGGAACCATTACCAATAGTAGAAAGCAAAAAATCAAAAACTGAGAAGCTTCAGATTACCTGTCCCAAATGTAACTCTGGTGATGTCCGCAAGAATGGCCGTCAAAAGGACAGGCAAAAATACCTTTGCAAAGATTGCGGTAGACAATTTCTCTCGGCTGGTTCTGTTGAAGAAAAGGTTAATCTCCAAACTGAGGTAGAGTCAGAAGCAAAGCCTGCTGATGAAGTTTTCACCAGTAAACCAAAAAGTTCTAAGGGCAAACTTAAGAAACAGTCCAAAGGATTTGGCCGTAACAAGAGATAATATCATGTCCGGTGGCATCGGTTGCCTAAAAAATCCCCGGTTTTATCTGTGTTCATCTGTGTTCATCTGTGGTAAAAATTTAACCAGGGATGACAATAAACAATTTGACGATATCACTCTTACACGGGCGGTGCTACCGGACACCACAATCCACAATCCAAAATCTAAAATCCTTTCATCGGTTGATGTCAATCAACATTTTGGGGAAACAGAGGTTTAAGCATCCAGAGGGACTGAGTTTGGTAGCCCAAATTACGGTATAAATTCATAGCGGGTTTATTGACTTCAAACACTTGAAGACCAATTTGCCGATCGCCTCTGGCTTTGGCCCAATCCTCAGCATGACGCATCAAAGCAGTACCAACGCCCCGCCGCCGGTGTTCTGGCTCGACGTAAAGCAAAAAAATATGGGCGTGGCGATCGCCATACAGCTGATCGATCGCATTACCCAACCAGAGACAAGCTACCCAATCAGAGGCTTTCCCCCCCTCCGTCCCCCCGCCACGGGGGGAAGAAAAGGGAAAATTTTTATTCGTGGAAGGTAGGGGGGGATTTTCTTCCCCCTTACCTACAAATTCCACCCACCAAAGAGGCGTTTCCTTGGAAAAGTATCGATCGACCGTTTCAGCCAGATGGGAATAATTTTGCACTGGAAACAGATCTTGGTAAGTCCGCT includes the following:
- a CDS encoding HEAT repeat domain-containing protein; this encodes MYDDDDLTLLDPEIDLESPLDRLEPLEAESEAAKPDPEAMLALLTAHETQQRMIATRAFCELQDERAIPHLIRLLTDVCPLVRVSAAYALGRNPSRDAVEPLIAQLNRDWNGYVRKGIVWALGNCRSSRSLPPLIDALKTDISAVRLWAASGLAQMADVSYEAVVAAVPPLIEALIQDRVAAVRSNCAWAIGQLCRELPSNIVYAGAIDGLIMALEEDRDMGVREDAKASLLRVGDPRGLQVIEALEQEG
- a CDS encoding CbiX/SirB N-terminal domain-containing protein, producing MPTVNSFSPASESHSESFELPPLPLQRPLLMIGHGTRDDEGRQTFLDFANAYQALDTSRPVVPCFLELTGPTIQEGVDRCVEQGYTELSALPVLLFAARHNKFDITNELDRAKLRHPQLKFHYGRHFGITPGILELWRSRLAELDRPDRNREDTALLFVGRGSSDPDANGDVYKLARILWEGSGYLTVETCFIGITHPRLEEGFRRARLYQPKQIIVLPYFLFTGILVKKIFDVTAQQQEQYPHISMTCLPEMGLHPQLFRVLREREIETQLGQVQMNCEMCKFRLAFVGNGNGHSHSPDHFHQGHEHHNHQNSHDNYAHTHTHDHEESDDNLHSSTHGHNHHHKGSANHSHAAVDPYANLEQYHQKIWQAP
- a CDS encoding transposase-like zinc-binding domain-containing protein, coding for MTDYLEPYRQMVRGIRFAPPQGQHERFNRLVHQPLPVPPVHDSHTAEVARRSFVALDPGPTPDPSEHAAALVRGAVSKHTVLPVTYSIQENVGDRISRLATPKQAAPLIIAPKIPAPDPNWTPPPPPAIQHLVIATPAPTEVPVASEPVLPQIETPVDLNQIPTIVVETEDLSTQEPESIDSNQIPTIVVETEDLFTQEPESIDSNQIPTIVVEFEDLSTQEPESIDLNQIPTIVVEFEDLSFQEPESLDSNQIPTTGGQIEDLSPQEIQPLDLSQATATVENETVIAEKETPVDLNQIQTVVQTEEVANQENQPLQDSQIETNFVENEEVVAEESQSIEVSQVSPTIESELAAETEKNTATVESESAISEPEIAAELSQTATTAVETEEVATEDNQPLELSQTLTTDESESAVSQLEPLPIVESKKSKTEKLQITCPKCNSGDVRKNGRQKDRQKYLCKDCGRQFLSAGSVEEKVNLQTEVESEAKPADEVFTSKPKSSKGKLKKQSKGFGRNKR
- a CDS encoding GNAT family N-acetyltransferase; its protein translation is MLLLPGYQLQAGSGLDRAKLVKFLQRTYQDLFPVQNYSHLAETVDRYFSKETPLWWVEFVGKGEENPPLPSTNKNFPFSSPRGGGTEGGKASDWVACLWLGNAIDQLYGDRHAHIFLLYVEPEHRRRGVGTALMRHAEDWAKARGDRQIGLQVFEVNKPAMNLYRNLGYQTQSLWMLKPLFPQNVD
- the sipA gene encoding regulatory protein SipA, which gives rise to MTKEFTVGEKVRVVAMPPYIKTAEPMPMLRPPNLIHLGEEGVVIDRRPGGYWGVRFARGAFLMDSQYIEAVGNLRETSEKDD